In one Butyrivibrio proteoclasticus B316 genomic region, the following are encoded:
- a CDS encoding fibronectin type III domain-containing protein, with the protein MMIKSIKKAFVLGMTSLILFAGLPATTAHAADSEPIHTVTSVSGKESNPVVTYELKFDKTRVTDGRIAVLYDPEVLTLAQGKGNVNFSERDFNKDYKEGDQTGVSFAFVHDEGKYVKGSLLTLTFYVKPGIESQSTTFKTEVFQISDGDKDVLTNVVLDDTVEVGRPKLVAPANVQATQGLIGVDVSWDEVPGADGYTVYRAESENGTYKVLGSTSGNSYNNLWVNKNRTYYFQVKAYQKQGKEKVYSEPSAPVSIKVKGLLEKLGG; encoded by the coding sequence ATGATGATTAAGTCTATTAAAAAAGCTTTCGTTCTCGGAATGACTTCACTTATTCTTTTCGCTGGACTGCCTGCAACAACAGCACATGCGGCTGACAGCGAACCAATTCATACAGTTACAAGTGTATCAGGTAAGGAAAGCAATCCTGTTGTTACATATGAACTTAAGTTTGATAAAACAAGAGTTACTGATGGAAGAATAGCAGTTTTATATGATCCTGAAGTTCTCACACTTGCACAGGGTAAGGGAAACGTCAATTTCAGCGAAAGAGACTTCAACAAGGATTATAAGGAAGGCGACCAGACAGGTGTTTCTTTCGCATTCGTACATGATGAAGGCAAGTATGTTAAGGGATCTCTTTTAACACTTACATTCTATGTTAAACCTGGAATTGAGAGCCAGAGTACTACATTTAAAACAGAAGTATTCCAGATAAGTGATGGCGATAAAGATGTTTTGACAAATGTTGTACTTGATGATACGGTTGAGGTTGGAAGACCTAAGCTTGTAGCTCCTGCAAATGTTCAGGCTACACAGGGACTTATCGGAGTAGATGTATCATGGGATGAAGTTCCGGGTGCTGATGGCTACACAGTTTACCGTGCTGAGTCAGAAAATGGAACATATAAAGTGCTTGGTTCAACTTCTGGAAACAGCTACAATAACTTATGGGTAAACAAGAACAGAACATATTATTTCCAGGTTAAGGCTTACCAGAAGCAGGGCAAGGAAAAAGTTTATTCTGAGCCATCTGCTCCAGTATCTATAAAAGTTAAAGGTCTGCTTGAGAAATTAGGCGGCTGA